A section of the Ursus arctos isolate Adak ecotype North America unplaced genomic scaffold, UrsArc2.0 scaffold_50, whole genome shotgun sequence genome encodes:
- the LOC130542816 gene encoding thyroid receptor-interacting protein 11-like, whose translation MLPWVGGLGSGLDHSPGEVDGREPCFTSHIDFTGHVGKGTSTGEEMDFADLITSQAQINRLLKDIETLEAEVSHWRRLSQSSSKILDSSEIWKLKTTIRDLEQQRMKKLDEHQLEVSVLQSLHKKQLADVIERHRQQLREYEQRESELGRVEQQLAEMERLNDNLNNVASDVRAENQKLVLALQDVRHQLEESILRNNEECLENNIAVRALKIEKGRLVAKLYRTEKKALEEKRKYKQTIKKLLPLEHARLIQLMQEKDLELFHLQKKIEQMDADHRETKDMLSSALEEQKQLTQVIKEKASRSNDLLEQTVEDKDMRLTSVTAENLHLKEELERLRQQSRPVPDPKILELECEVFQLNELKDDLEEEVKEQQKIIHNQQQGKIRLLQSLQEQKQKVDHLQSQQEQLHIERAQLLAAKDQEIQNLQDTLGQMKAQLPDKSQHIAAEHCDDVQVTSSQPLPRENGSEKLDPSKGETQRSVQGIKEQEVEMKLLTEQNIRLTEHIDRVSKEEIGKLTQIIQQKDLEIEGLSSRISAASQRQRVDVERLQQQLQECASKSDQVLAVLNEKTRENSHLTREYQKMTERLAAKEAELQRMQEENRKLSPRIECSGQEMFRETIQNLSHIIREKDLEVDALSQKCQTLLTILQTSSTGDEVRGVHIDQFKELLRERDTFKQRVKIMEEWKEQVMTTVQNMKQESPQLQSDLRQLQVQACPGSEEDSKLQATSMDLIQTYRGKEITLEHLEKDLARIQLSIGENCHAKDLLLGKLDAIFLQPSPDSSEPADSLKAVTSDVVSQSSQLRQEEVEELRKSMQEKDTMIRTLQEEKQRWMDSVSAASPGEGKQQEHGDSDMEPLKEKQAVLQNFIPDQELRLQAKSEELLSLQEKFSSQVSENDLLRQAVTDLKERLADFETDVCQLKEENAKLVETCREKEMENQALQETNRRLSMLPREEESQSAAVEEKALALEQVLRGKEEGETGEAKRLVDAVASVQDQTVVCPQEREEVLLTLTQKQMETCALQKEVHHLRERESRLTQELERRRHVASEAEDSRRREALVSEGKVAQLREEVTVLQGKLVLSSSALENASHRASVQVQSLREQLHMVTQQKEEAAFQLAASQEEGRQYGHVLAALKLELAEWMEKADSLEGKLKSLQGRFQKAKADLGLKEDQLQEVKKQNEVQQEVLEDTQKKLMDLVSKSEGMVDKTLLRRLFVGSLQAPDADRQEALRLMAGTLGIQEDQMRQLFSERPGGVTSWVTGGPGSRSAPNTPGKPSHRAMANNSFSGLFVQFLEAESHSASPPPKPSAHDVKPPDSGGRGKVAKKQGPQHLNTALGSTPRKKDVKPRTTAVSLITPPGPETDGSEHLLLNAVTDAFPTYTPQILSPATKVGMAATGPSKK comes from the coding sequence ATGTTGCCTTGGGTTGgtggcctgggctctggcctAGACCATTCCCCAGGGGAAGTGGATGGCAGAGAGCCTTGCTTCACCAGCCACATTGATTTCACCGGGCACGTGGGAAAGGGAACTTCCACTGGCGAGGAGATGGACTTCGCCGACCTCATCACATCACAGGCACAAATCAACAGACTCCTGAAGGACATCGAAACACTGGAGGCTGAGGTTAGTCACTGGAGGCGTTTGTCTCAGTCGTCATCAAAGATACTAGACTCCAGTGAAATTTGGAAACTGAAGACCACCATCAGGGACCTAGAACAACAACGGATGAAGAAGCTAGACGAACACCAACTTGAAGTATCGGTATTACAGAGTCTCCACAAGAAGCAACTGGCCGACGTCATTGAGAGGCACCGCCAACAACTACGTGAGTatgagcaaagggaaagtgaGCTTGGACGGGTGGAGCAACAACTTGCAGAGATGGAGCGGCTGAACGACAATCTGAACAACGTTGCTTCTGATGTcagagcagaaaaccagaagTTGGTTTTGGCACTCCAAGATGTAAGACACCAGCTGGAAGAATCGATTCTCCGTAACAACGAGGAGTGTCTGGAAAACAACATTGCTGTGAGGGCTTTAAAGATCGAAAAAGGGCGGTTAGTAGCGAAATTGTATCGGACTGAGAAGAAGGcgttggaagagaagaggaagtacaAGCAAACCATCAAGAAATTGTTACCTTTAGAGCATGCACGTTTGATCCAACTCATGCAAGAGAAAGACCTGGAACTATTCCACCTCCAAAAGAAGATCGAGCAGATGGACGCCGACCACAGAGAAACCAAGGACATGCTGTCCTCTGCTTTGGAGGAGCAGAAGCAATTGACACAGGTCATTAAAGAAAAAGCCTCAAGAAGCAATGACCTTTTAGAGCAAACCGTGGAGGACAAAGACATGCGTCTCACCTCCGTGACCGCCGAAAATCTTCATCTGAAAGAAGAACTGGAGCGCCTGAGACAACAGAGTCGCCCTGTACCTGACCCTAAAATCCTCGAACTGGAGTGTGAAGTCTTCCAACTGAACGAGTTAAAAGATGACCTCGAGGAGGAAGTAAAGGAACAACAGAAGATCATTCACAACCAGCAGCAGGGGAAGATAAGACTGCTTCAGTCTCtacaggagcagaagcagaaagtgGACCATCTTCAATCCCAGCAGGAGCAGCTGCATATTGAACGCGCTCAGCTCCTTGCAGCGAAAGACCAGGAGATTCAGAATTTGCAAGACACATTAGGCCAAATGAAAGCCCAGCTGCCTGACAAAAGCCAGCACATTGCAGCAGAGCACTGTGACGACGTTCAAGTCACAAGCAGTCAGCCTCTTCCTAGAGAGAACGGAAGTGAGAAGCTTGATCCATCTAAAGGCGAAACTCAAAGATCAGTCCAAGGAATAAAAGAGCAAGAAGTGGAGATGAAGCTTCTAACTGAACAGAACATCCGATTGACCGAACACATCGATCGGGTGTCCAAAGAGGAGATTGGTAAACTAACTCAGATTATCCAGCAGAAGGATTTGGAGATCGAGGGTCTTTCCAGCAGAATCTCTGCAGCTTCTCAGCGCCAGCGCGTGGACGTGGAGCGACTTCAGCAGCAATTGCAAGAGTGTGCTTCGAAAAGCGACCAAGTGTTGGCTGTCTTAAATGAGAAAACGAGGGAGAATAGCCATCTGACAAGGGAGTATCAGAAAATGACAGAGAGACTTGCTGCCAAAGAAGCAGAGCTCCAGAGGATGCAAGAGGAAAATCGGAAACTGTCCCCGAGAATTGAATGTAGTGGTCAGGAGATGTTTAGAGAAACGATTCAGAATTTATCACACATTATTCGAGAAAAAGACCTCGAAGTGGATGCCTTAAGTCAGAAATGTCAGACTTTATTGACCATCCTGCAGACCTCCAGCACTGGTGATGAGGTTCGCGGCGTTCACATCGATCAGTTCAAGGAGCTTCTGCGGGAACGGGACACGTTCAAACAGCGAGTGAAGATCATGGAAGAGTGGAAAGAGCAGGTGATGACCACGGTCCAAAACATGAAGCAGGAGTCACCCCAGCTTCAGAGCGATCTTCGCCAGCTCCAGGTGCAGGCTTGCCCTGGCAGCGAGGAGGATTCCAAACTGCAGGCGACCTCTATGGACCTGATCCAGACTTACAGAGGCAAGGAAATAACCTTAGAACACTTAGAGAAGGACCTGGCTCGAATTCAGCTCAGCATCGGGGAGAATTGCCACGCCAAGGATCTCCTTTTAGGGAAACTGGATGCGATTTTCCTGCAGCCCTCCCCCGACTCCTCAGAGCCAGCTGACTCTCTGAAGGCCGTGACATCTGACGTAGTGAGCCAGTCTTCTCAGTTGCGCCAAGAGGAGGTAGAAGAGCTAAGAAAATCAATGCAAGAAAAAGATACAATGATTCGAACCctccaggaagagaagcagagatggatGGATTCCGTGTCGGCCGCGTCCCCAGGAGAAGGCAAACAACAGGAACACGGGGATTCCGACATGGAGCCGCTGAAGGAGAAACAGGCCGTTCTGCAAAACTTCATTCCGGATCAAGAGCTCCGACTGCAAGCGAAAAGTGAGGAATTGCTTTCTTTGCAGGAGAAGTTCAGTAGCCAAGTGAGTGAAAATGACCTTTTGAGGCAGGCAGTCACCGATTTGAAGGAGAGACTAGCAGATTTTGAAACGGATGTGTGTCaactgaaagaggaaaatgcaaagcTCGTGGAAAcgtgtagagaaaaggaaatggaaaatcaggCCTTGCAAGAGACCAACAGGCGGCTTTCCATGCTGCCGAGAGAGGAGGAATCCCAGTCCGCTGCGGTGGAAGAGAAGGCACTTGCTTTGGAGCAAGTATTGCGAGGGAAAGAAGAGGGCGAGACCGGGGAAGCGAAGCGGCTCGTCGATGCAGTTGCATCCGTGCAGGACCAGACAGTTGTGTGTccacaggagagagaggaagtccTGCTGACACtgacacagaaacaaatggaaacctGTGCCCTCCAGAAGGAGGTGCACCATTTACGGGAGAGAGAATCACGCCTCACCCAGGAGCTGGAGAGACGGCGTCACGTCGCTTCAGAAGCCGAAGATTCTCGTCGCCGCGAAGCTTTGGTCTCAGAAGGCAAAGTGGCTCAGCTCAGAGAGGAAGTGACGGTCTTGCAGGGAAAGCTCGTTTTGTCTTCCTCGGCCTTGGAAAACGCGAGCCATCGAGCCAGTGTGCAGGTGCAGTCGCTGCGGGAGCAATTGCACATGGTCACCCAGCAGAAAGAGGAAGCCGCCTTCCAGCTTGCAGcctcccaggaggaagggaggcagtaCGGTCACGTTCTAGCCGCCCTCAAGCTGGAACTCGCCGAGTGGATGGAAAAGGCAGACAGCCTAGAAGGGAAACTGAAGTCATTGCAGGGACGCTTCCAGAAAGCAAAGGCTGACTTGGGTCTGAAGGAAGACCAGCTCCAagaagtcaagaaacagaacgAGGTCCAGCAGGAAGTCCTGGAGGACACCCAGAAGAAACTGATGGACTTAGTAAGTAAGTCCGAAGGCATGGTGGACAAAACCCTCCTGAGGAGACTCTTCGTGGGCTCTTTGCAAGCACCTGATGCCGACCGGCAGGAAGCCTTAAGGTTGATGGCAGGCACGCTGGGGATCCAAGAAGACCAGATGCGCCAGCTGTTCAGTGAAAGGCCAGGTGGGGTTACCAGCTGGGTGACTGGGGGGCCTGGATCCAGAAGCGCCCCCAACACACCTGGGAAACCAAGTCACCGAGCTATGGCCAACAATTCTTTTTCAGGACTTTTCGTCCAGTTTCTAGAAGCGGAATCACATTCAGCTTCTCCACCACCTAAACCCTCTGCTCATGACGTGAAGCCCCCAGattcaggaggaaggggaaaagtggCTAAGAAACAAGGCCCACAACATCTGAACACTGCCCTAGGATCCACACCCCgaaaaaaagatgtgaagccCCGCACCACAGCTGTGTCTCTCATTACCCCCCCAGGACCAGAAACGGATGGATCGGAGCACCTTCTTCTAAATGCTGTCACTGATGCTTTCCCCACATACACGCCCCAAATACTGTCACCTGCCACGAAGGTTGGAATGGCGGCCACAGGCCCCTCAAAGAAATAG